The window AATACGAAAACAAACCTTTTTTAGGGGAGCATTTAGGAACTTTTTTAGCCTATCAATTACGAAACACGGGCTTTTTTGATGATGTAGATTATATTGTTCCTATTCCTATGCACCCTAAAAAGGAACGCCTACGCGGCTACAATCAAGCTGCAATGATCGTAAAAGGAATTCAGAAAGTTGTAAACATACCTTATTCTCCAGATATTCTCGTCAAAGTTGAGCAAACTCTTACCCAAACGCGCAAAGGTAAGCTTCAAAGATTACTTTCTCTGTCTGAAAAGAGTATTTTTACTTCGTTAGCGCCTGAAAAAATACACAATAAAACGCTTTTGTTGGTGGATGATATCATTACCACAGGTAGCACGCTCATCAAATCAATGGAAGTTTTAGAAAAATATAGTTGCAAAGCTTGCAAGGTAGTAACAGTAGGTATGGCAAGATAGATGTTTCTACACGCAAATGGACAATATTGAAGTTTAATTTTTTTGATTTTTTGGGCGTGCCCTTGTGGGCATTCGCTTGCGCTCATGCCCACAAGGTCGGCGTGCTACGGGCTACGCTGCGCTTCGGTGCTTCGCTTCGCTACGCACCGTGCTAACGCACGCCCTCCGCATGCCTCACGCAAAAAGCCCTGCAATTCTTTGCAGGGCTTTTTTACCTTGTTA of the Bacteroidia bacterium genome contains:
- a CDS encoding phosphoribosyltransferase family protein, whose product is MYIWAVFRINEIIESVLHLAYPNVCFGCQQPLLLSEPYKICSTCLVKIEKTYFHEKPFPNPMESKLLGFPFLKRATALFYFDKKGILQKIIHSLKYENKPFLGEHLGTFLAYQLRNTGFFDDVDYIVPIPMHPKKERLRGYNQAAMIVKGIQKVVNIPYSPDILVKVEQTLTQTRKGKLQRLLSLSEKSIFTSLAPEKIHNKTLLLVDDIITTGSTLIKSMEVLEKYSCKACKVVTVGMAR